The Kordia sp. SMS9 genome window below encodes:
- a CDS encoding sodium-translocating pyrophosphatase, producing the protein MESLMIYMPIVAAAIGLIYMLIKKSWVMKQDAGDGKMKEISDHIYEGALAFLNAEYRLLAIFVIVVSVALAGVSFIVPTTHWMIVVAFIFGAVFSAFAGNIGMKIATKTNVRTTQAARTSLPNALKISFGGGTVMGLGVAGLAVLGLTAFFLIFFHYFMGGVWSDEMVTVNGELLNKSNLDMTIVLETLAGFSLGAESIALFARVGGGIYTKAADVGADLVGKVEAGIPEDDPRNPATIADNVGDNVGDVAGMGADLFGSYVATVLAAMVLGNYIIKDMGGSITDGFGGIGPILLPMAIAGAGIIISVIGTMLVKIKSNEAKEKQVMGALNVGNWTSIVLVAIACFGLCTYMLPETMKMEFFGEGKVDITAIRVFYATLVGLFVGGVISSITEYYTGLGKKPILAIVQKSSTGAGTNIIAGLATGMISTFSSVLLFAAAIWASYAFAGFYGVAMAASAMMATTAMQLAIDAFGPIADNAGGIAEMSEQDPIVRERTDILDSVGNTTAATGKGFAIASAALTSLALFAAYVTFTEIDGINIFKAPVLAMLFVGGMVPVVFSALAMNAVGKAAMEMVYEVRRQFKEIPGIMEGTGKPEYDKCVAISTKASLKEMMLPGLLTIGFPLAIAFVPLAFGMENKAIAEMLGGYMAGVTVSGVLWAIFQNNAGGAWDNAKKSFEAGVEINGEMTYKGSDAHKAAVTGDTVGDPFKDTSGPSMNILIKLTCLIGLVIAPILGGHPDETATAEEVDTNIIQVNAQEATEADVALNIITMKEENL; encoded by the coding sequence ATGGAATCACTGATGATTTACATGCCGATAGTTGCAGCAGCAATAGGCTTAATCTACATGCTCATAAAAAAGTCTTGGGTAATGAAGCAAGACGCAGGCGACGGGAAAATGAAAGAAATCTCGGATCACATCTACGAAGGCGCATTGGCGTTCTTAAATGCAGAATATCGCCTCTTAGCAATATTTGTAATTGTAGTAAGTGTAGCGCTTGCAGGAGTTTCGTTCATTGTGCCAACAACACATTGGATGATCGTCGTTGCATTTATTTTTGGAGCCGTATTTTCAGCATTTGCAGGAAATATTGGGATGAAAATTGCAACCAAAACAAACGTTCGTACTACACAAGCCGCACGAACCAGCTTGCCAAACGCTTTAAAAATATCATTTGGTGGCGGAACGGTTATGGGACTTGGAGTTGCTGGTTTAGCAGTTTTAGGACTCACAGCGTTCTTCCTAATCTTCTTCCACTACTTTATGGGAGGAGTTTGGTCTGATGAAATGGTAACTGTTAATGGAGAATTGTTAAACAAGTCAAATTTAGACATGACAATCGTACTAGAAACACTAGCGGGATTCTCGCTTGGAGCAGAATCTATTGCATTATTTGCACGTGTTGGTGGAGGAATCTACACCAAAGCAGCCGATGTAGGAGCCGATTTAGTAGGAAAAGTAGAAGCGGGAATTCCAGAAGATGATCCACGAAATCCTGCAACCATTGCAGATAATGTAGGAGACAATGTAGGTGATGTTGCTGGAATGGGAGCCGATTTATTTGGTTCGTATGTAGCAACCGTACTCGCAGCAATGGTATTAGGAAACTATATCATTAAAGATATGGGCGGAAGTATAACGGATGGTTTCGGAGGAATTGGGCCTATATTATTACCAATGGCAATTGCAGGAGCAGGAATCATCATCTCTGTAATTGGAACCATGTTAGTAAAAATAAAGAGCAACGAAGCCAAAGAAAAGCAAGTAATGGGCGCATTAAATGTTGGTAACTGGACATCAATTGTATTGGTAGCTATTGCTTGTTTTGGATTGTGTACTTATATGTTACCAGAAACCATGAAAATGGAGTTCTTTGGAGAAGGAAAAGTAGATATCACCGCAATTCGTGTATTTTACGCAACGTTAGTAGGCTTATTTGTGGGTGGAGTTATTTCATCCATCACAGAATACTACACAGGATTGGGTAAAAAACCAATCTTAGCCATCGTACAAAAATCAAGTACTGGTGCAGGAACAAATATCATCGCTGGTTTGGCAACAGGAATGATTTCTACCTTCTCATCTGTATTATTATTTGCTGCAGCTATATGGGCATCCTATGCATTTGCAGGATTCTACGGAGTAGCGATGGCAGCTTCAGCAATGATGGCAACTACAGCAATGCAGTTAGCAATTGATGCTTTCGGACCTATTGCAGATAACGCAGGAGGAATTGCAGAGATGAGCGAACAAGATCCAATCGTACGTGAGCGTACCGATATTTTAGATTCAGTAGGAAACACCACAGCAGCAACTGGAAAAGGATTTGCAATTGCTTCTGCGGCATTAACGTCGTTAGCATTGTTTGCAGCGTATGTAACCTTTACTGAAATTGACGGAATTAACATTTTTAAAGCTCCTGTACTAGCGATGCTATTTGTGGGTGGAATGGTGCCCGTGGTATTCTCTGCCTTAGCAATGAACGCCGTAGGAAAAGCAGCGATGGAAATGGTATACGAAGTACGTCGCCAGTTCAAAGAAATTCCTGGAATTATGGAAGGAACTGGAAAACCAGAATACGATAAATGTGTGGCAATTTCTACTAAGGCATCTTTAAAAGAAATGATGTTGCCAGGGTTATTAACCATCGGATTCCCATTAGCCATTGCTTTTGTTCCTTTAGCATTTGGAATGGAAAACAAAGCCATTGCAGAAATGTTAGGTGGATATATGGCAGGAGTTACTGTAAGTGGTGTACTTTGGGCAATCTTCCAAAACAACGCTGGAGGCGCTTGGGACAACGCTAAAAAATCATTTGAAGCAGGAGTAGAGATCAACGGAGAAATGACATACAAAGGCTCTGACGCGCACAAAGCGGCGGTAACTGGTGATACTGTTGGAGATCCTTTCAAAGATACGTCTGGACCATCAATGAACATTTTAATCAAATTAACGTGTTTAATCGGATTGGTAATTGCGCCAATATTAGGAGGACATCCTGATGAAACTGCCACTGCGGAAGAAGTAGATACAAATATCATTCAAGTCAATGCACAAGAAGCTACCGAAGCCGATGTAGCATTGAATATCATCACAATGAAAGAGGAAAATTTATAA
- a CDS encoding rhomboid family intramembrane serine protease, with the protein MKNIKIKLQYIFLPFLLVSIGTIVSYTAFRWFFDIKLGILPLKENLLNLWIPITVAGILVYVFLRRKVKILNLRGKRDDGHFVYVFVMAFATGIPLMMSQQYLVKSAYKLQEVSSIAEIQNLQNEKYFTIPAFQVNKYASLSHVNSRVSGRNNENLNFHLYLSCPFKFVDNVWYGVEYSRSIKNSGTEQKKNSAYRIFIRSSEEKFNKYNFQDVRYFEKLGYSDDKDGFLNAIKEQYPDKNLKEQIILIPKKEAFSERLGNTFPWIFGAYGIGVFVLLIMILIPKIDEEEWKRFQQKKPLRDDDVKDILKFLNPTGVYKASAILILLNIGVFLVMVLYGLNLMSPTPQELLEIGGNRRTEVLNGEYWRLFSATFIHGGLLHLGMNMVGLAFLGMLLEHFVGAVKLIVIYVTCGILASLASIYWYENTVGVGASGAIYGLNGLLLAFLVFKVYPKYERSAAWIVLGLFGGIGLLFGIFSGGIDNAAHFGGLFSGFVIGAILVLLYKKQFTKK; encoded by the coding sequence TTGAAAAACATCAAAATAAAACTTCAATACATATTTCTCCCTTTTTTGCTAGTTTCTATTGGAACAATTGTGAGTTATACTGCTTTTCGTTGGTTCTTTGATATCAAATTAGGAATCTTACCACTAAAAGAAAACTTACTAAACCTTTGGATTCCCATAACGGTTGCTGGGATTTTAGTATATGTTTTTCTTCGCAGAAAAGTCAAAATTCTAAATCTTCGCGGAAAAAGAGATGATGGACATTTTGTGTATGTATTTGTCATGGCATTTGCAACAGGAATTCCATTAATGATGAGTCAACAATATCTCGTAAAAAGCGCATACAAGCTACAAGAAGTATCTTCTATTGCAGAAATTCAAAACTTACAAAATGAAAAATACTTTACAATACCTGCATTTCAAGTAAATAAGTATGCAAGTTTGTCGCATGTAAATTCTAGAGTTTCTGGACGCAATAATGAAAACTTAAATTTTCACTTATACCTTTCTTGTCCTTTCAAGTTTGTAGATAATGTTTGGTATGGAGTTGAGTATTCTAGAAGCATTAAAAACAGCGGCACTGAACAAAAGAAAAATAGCGCATACAGGATCTTCATAAGATCTTCCGAAGAGAAATTTAATAAGTATAACTTCCAAGATGTTCGCTACTTTGAAAAACTAGGATATTCTGACGATAAGGACGGTTTTTTAAATGCAATTAAAGAGCAATATCCAGACAAAAATCTCAAAGAACAAATCATACTCATTCCTAAGAAAGAAGCTTTCAGCGAGCGACTTGGCAATACATTTCCATGGATTTTTGGTGCGTATGGTATTGGTGTTTTTGTCCTGTTGATCATGATTCTTATTCCTAAAATTGATGAAGAAGAATGGAAGCGTTTCCAGCAAAAAAAACCACTTCGTGATGATGACGTAAAAGATATTTTGAAATTTTTAAATCCAACTGGAGTGTATAAAGCAAGTGCTATTTTAATACTGTTAAATATAGGTGTGTTTTTAGTGATGGTTCTTTACGGACTCAATCTTATGTCGCCAACACCGCAAGAATTACTCGAAATTGGCGGAAATAGAAGAACAGAAGTCCTAAATGGTGAGTATTGGCGATTGTTCTCGGCGACATTCATTCACGGTGGCTTGTTACATTTAGGCATGAATATGGTTGGTCTTGCGTTTCTAGGAATGCTATTAGAACACTTTGTTGGAGCTGTAAAATTAATTGTAATCTATGTAACTTGTGGAATTCTAGCGAGCTTGGCAAGTATCTATTGGTATGAAAATACGGTCGGTGTCGGCGCTTCCGGAGCTATTTATGGATTAAACGGGTTGCTTTTAGCCTTTTTAGTATTCAAAGTATATCCAAAATACGAACGTTCGGCTGCGTGGATCGTATTAGGCCTTTTTGGTGGAATTGGTCTTTTGTTCGGAATTTTTTCTGGCGGAATTGACAATGCAGCACACTTTGGCGGACTTTTTAGTGGATTTGTAATTGGAGCCATTTTAGTGCTGTTGTATAAAAAACAATTCACAAAAAAGTAG
- a CDS encoding cyclopropane-fatty-acyl-phospholipid synthase family protein, whose translation MKTFPTRLDEPFEKTIDEVVQEKLKLLALQDGDVLVDLGCGDARNLIAATKLADIQCIGYEILPKALEAATKNIEDAGLADRIEIIEKDFLRADLSNANALILYLTRNSLGKLSGKLENELPKGTRIVTHDFDIPGWTAEKVIDFQSKEAFLFTFYVYCVQ comes from the coding sequence TTGAAAACATTCCCAACGCGACTCGACGAACCTTTTGAAAAAACGATTGACGAAGTTGTTCAAGAAAAATTAAAATTGTTAGCATTGCAAGATGGCGACGTGCTAGTAGATTTAGGTTGCGGCGATGCAAGAAATTTGATTGCTGCCACCAAACTTGCCGATATACAATGCATTGGTTACGAAATTCTGCCTAAAGCGTTGGAAGCTGCTACAAAAAATATTGAAGATGCAGGATTGGCAGATCGTATTGAAATTATAGAAAAAGATTTTTTACGGGCTGATCTTTCTAACGCAAACGCATTGATTTTATATTTAACGCGAAACTCTTTGGGAAAACTTTCGGGAAAGTTAGAAAACGAATTGCCCAAAGGCACTAGAATTGTTACACACGATTTTGACATTCCAGGTTGGACAGCAGAAAAAGTGATTGATTTTCAATCGAAAGAAGCATTTTTATTTACTTTTTATGTGTATTGTGTACAATGA